A DNA window from Purpureocillium takamizusanense chromosome 9, complete sequence contains the following coding sequences:
- the CAC2 gene encoding Chromatin assembly factor 1 subunit (BUSCO:EOG092611HB~EggNog:ENOG503NXAC~COG:B~COG:L) has protein sequence MKAAPLIINWHDQNAPVYSAHFEPGGKGRLATAGGDNHVRIWKVDTDGPDRKVEYLSTLSKHNQAVNVVRWAPKGEVLASAGDDGNVILWVPSELPPTGFGSDAQDDKESWRAKHMCRSSGAEIYDLAWSPDAAHFIIGSMDNIARIYNANTGSLVRQIAEHSHYVQGVTWDPLNEYIATQSSDRSVHIYSLKTKDGQYTLSQDDKPPRLASHIKADLPPRRISSSSPAPPDFGHRSQLSVIDSGTSVGSPVPSAPGTPTSFAVPMNPPSVVSHSRRSSFSSRRSVSPAPSMPLPAVMPMEASPKPHSMAASLGLSVKNASLYANETLTSFFRRLTFTPDGSLLLTPSGQYQTQHQADKDAKPTYEVINTVYIYTRGGINKPPIAHLPGHKKPSVVVKCSPIFYTLRQSPPSTKHITIDTSSPEEPLPSLPDPVAKPSPATSVMDPPPPPSTAASDTTSGSKSANVETDASTPGPKPAFSLPYRMVYAVATQDAVLLYDTQQKTPICVVSNLHCATFTDLAWASDGLTLVISSSDGFCSTLSFAAGELGDVYKGEVGPPKSQQATAGGSANPAASQNTPVPTPTTSFAPPSPFHNGTHHQHRNSASSFTAPSPPPSATGASQRPSSPTRSNSTSSIATQSSSVPTGVVSNPPLVGGNMPSLTAGGKSGGVPMTTPPETPRQAGSVTAGTKRDASESEKEDTKEPKKRRIAPTPVDTKPATS, from the exons ATGAAGGCCgcgccgctcatcatcaaTTGGCATGACCAAAACGCTCCGGTCTACTCTGCCCACTTCGAacccggcggcaagggccgctTGGCCACAGCTGGTGGTGACAACCACGTTCGCATCTGGAAAGTCGACACGGACGGCCCAGACCGCAAGGTCGAGTATCTTTCGACCCTCTCCAAACACAACCAGGCCGTCAACGTCGTTCGATGGGCGCCAAAGG GCGAGGTCCTGGCCtctgccggcgacgacggcaacgtgATCCTCTGGGTCCCCAGCGAGCTTCCTCCGACCGGCTTTGGCTCCGACGCCCAGGATGACAAGGAGTCGTGGAGAGCCAAGCACATGTGCCGCTCTAGCGGGGCTGAAATATACGACTTGGCCTGGTCTCCAGATGCTGCCCACTTCATCATTGGGAGCATGGACAATATTGCTCGTATTTACAACGCAAACACAG GCTCTCTCGTCCGACAAATCGCCGAGCACAGCCACTACGTCCAGGGCGTTACCTGGGATCCTCTGAATGAGTATATCGCGACACAGTCCTCCGATCGATCCGTACACATCTACTCGCTCAAGACAAAGGATGGCCAGTACACGCTTAGCCAAGATGACAAGCCTCCAAGACTGGCGAGCCATATCAAGGCAGATTTGCCTCCTCGACGCATTTCGTCGAGTAGTCCTGCGCCCCCAGACTTTGGTCACCGGTCCCAGTTGTCCGTTATCGACTCTGGCACCTCGGTTGgctcgcccgtgccgtcTGCACCGGGGACGCCAACTTCATTTGCCGTACCCATGAATCCGCCGAGCGTTGTTAGCCACAGTCGCCGCTCATCCTTCTCGTCCAGACGAtccgtctcgcccgctccGTCCATGCCCCTGCCAGCAGTTATGCCCATGGAGGCGTCCCCGAAACCGCACTCGATGGCTGCGAGTCTGGGCCTGAGCGTCAAGAACGCCAGCCTCTACGCGAACGAAACGCTGACATCCTTTTTCCGGCGACTCACCTTCACACCCGACGGTAGTCTGCTACTAACACCGTCCGGGCAGTACCAGACGCAGCAccaggccgacaaggacgccaagCCGACTTACGAGGTCATAAACACTGTCTACATCTACACTCGTGGTGGCATCAACAAACCGCCCATTGCCCACCTTCCGGGCCACAAGAAGCCCTCCGTGGTCGTCAAGTGCTCGCCCATCTTTTACACCCTGCGCCAGTCCCCGCCCTCCACAAAACACATCACGATCGACACGTCGTCCCCCGAAGAGCCGCTTCCTTCATTGCCGGACCCTGTGGCGAAGCCGTCGCCCGCAACTTCTGTAATGGAccccccgccaccgcccagtaccgccgcctcggacACCACCAGTGGATCAAAGTCTGCTAATGTCGAGACGGACGCATCCACTCCTGGCCCCAAGCCCGCATTCTCCCTGCCATATCGTATGGTGTATGCGGTCGCCACGCAAGATGCAGTCCTGTTGTACGACACGCAACAAAAGACGCCCATATGCGTCGTGAGCAACTTGCACTGCGCAACGTTCACCGACCTGGCCTG GGCGAGTGACGGTCTGACGCTGGTAATCTCATCGTCAGACGGGTTCTGTTCTACGTTGTCAttcgccgccggcgaacTCGGAGATGTATACAAGGGGGAGGTTGGACCTCCGAAGTCTCAACAAGCTACGGCAGGCGGCTCGGCGAATCCCGCAGCGAGCCAAAATACGCCAGTGCCAACTCCGACAACGAGCTTCGCGCCCCCATCCCCTTTCCATAACGGCACACATCATCAGCACCGCAACTCAGCAAGCTCCTTCACGGCCCCCTCACCTCCCCCTTCGGCAACTGGGGCTTCGCAGCGGCCATCTTCCCCTACCAGATCGAACTCCACATCATCTATCGCCACACAATCCTCCTCAGTGCCTACCGGCGTAGTGAGTAATCCTCCTCTGGTCGGGGGCAACATGCCGAGCCTTACGGCTGGAGGCAAATCAGGTGGAGTTCCCATGACCACACCGCCAGAAACGCCGCGACAAGCAGGGAGCGTCACTGCTGGCACGAAGAGAGATGCCAGCGAGAGCGAGAAGGAGGACACAAAGGAGCCGAAGAAGAGACGCATCGCACCTACGCCTGTTGACACAAAGCCAGCCACGTCGTGA
- a CDS encoding uncharacterized protein (EggNog:ENOG503NXE6~TransMembrane:17 (n4-14c32/33o65-86i98-116o128-148i160-181o266-290i302-321o327-346i420-443o449-467i521-542o548-566i929-952o1012-1036i1091-1109o1115-1134i1199-1220o1226-1247i)~COG:Q) translates to MTEGLVLPLSAAALAFAGLATLPGTLSFLSQARNRTPKDNFYEDEDGKSTPEALAAFSNKAPKTAVLLFASLGFGLITAASVLATLSPASHGLLLESWLLTGAWGALLAQAILLASHHSPVRTHNLGLWAFFSSLLTTVAASIYALSIGKHVHIRDDVPLILRILNIGASIALIFSCVSIPRRPDVYYKDKLVSPEWTVSTINRYTWTFGGRILSMARKKGDLDGKDIPRPDSQIRAENLVSRWIRGNHTGSLLFSLFRAYGSRLAIQWTVLLFRCALGIGPFWAMLRLVQALERKEETDKTQLWLLILWMGVFTLAEQWIDGWIVWFSITRLCMPIRGQLSALVFNKSLRRKNVKSADNTKDDDKAAENGKKSDDDDDKDKDKDKDEKEESSVLKSRQAIVNLVGVDSRHIAEFAMMQFYLINSVGKLVIFSAFLIQLIGWLPFGAGILAWALVLPVNTYVSKIYMKAEDTLMKNRDNKLAIVNEALLGMRQIKFSAIEGQWEKKILEMRETELRTIKKVFTADSVLFFCWVTSPILLAAASLATYSAIHGILAPSVAFVSVGIFKSLEVSLSVLPELLAGGMDTLVSVRRVQKYLDGPEIEKVVSEGPDVAFENASIAWPVDGDVPDEDRFILSNVNLSFPEGELSVISGKTGTGKSLLLSALLGEADLLEGSIYMPTTLPPLERNDGKAHPGNWILPGSVAYVSQTPWLESASFRDNILFGLPFLEDRYNTALEVCALKKDLEILPDGDQTELGANGINLSGGQKWRVTLARAIYSRAAILIMDDIFSAVDAHVGRQIFENCISGDICKGRTRILVTHHVGLVDSQTKYIAELGEGTVLNSGLTSDLAEDGTLQKIKSHEQPQVVIQVDETGDGPTAVNSEETSVLEPPENEETTINTLHKVPSKGGKQFVVDETRAKGMVKRHVYATYMKSSGGWFFWVACAILYVSYEGMNLGRNWWLRIWTDDQEESVSVSSTGHQHGMAYGVSLQHSTMHAASHMHVSGHEHKSLSFYLGIYIALSAASAIIGTVRFLWTFIISIKASRTLFKRILFTVMHTKLRWLDTVPVGRVLNRLTADFDIVDSRITMSLGFMFWRILGLVGVCVAGILVSAYIIPLALVLLLLAAVVGKTYLDGARPIKRIESTAKSPVFELFNASLAGVSTLRAFQKTHVYVDRMYALLDSWDNLSVYNWVLNRWLGFRMALIGTAFTTTVGAIVVGSSFIDAAMAGFTMSFALDFSGNMLMAVRGYANLELDMNAAERIVEYCELDTEDLEGEEPPAAWPTSGRMEVNGLVAAYAPDLPPVLKGISFSVKNNERVGVIGRTGAGKSSLTLALFRFLDSREGSVLIDGLDISKIKLSSLRSRLAIIPQDPVLFSGTIRSNLDPFNEHTDDELRDCLSRVHLVDSQPVTPANEPSSAANSTPGSTLAPKNVNIFRDLSSGISESGGNLSQGQRQLLCIARAIISRPKIMVLDEATSAVDMATDALIQRSIREEFTDSTLLVIAHRLSTIADFDRILVLSEGAVAEFGTPRELWDKGGIFRDMCAHSGEADKLKAVVLGQSN, encoded by the exons ATGACTGAAGGCCTCGTCCTGCCGctctctgccgccgcacTGGCCTTTGCCGGACTCGCCACCCTCCCCGGTACCCTGTCCTTCCTCAGCCAGGCGCGCAATCGCACGCCCAAGGACAATTTCtacgaagacgaggacggcaagagCACCCCGGAAGCTCTTGCCGCCTTCTCTAACAAAGCCCCCAAGACCGCCGTCCTTCTCTTCGCCAGTCTCGGTTTCGGCCTCATCACTGCCGCCTCGGTCCTTGCTACTCTCAGCCCCGCCAGCCATGGCCTCTTACTCGAGTCGTGGCTCCTCACCGGTGCCTGG GGTGCTCTCCTAGCCCAGGCCATCCTCCTGGCCTCTCACCATTCACCCGTGCGAACGCACAACTTGGGCCTTTgggccttcttctccagccTGCTCACTACAGTCGCAGCCTCAATTTATGCCCTGAGCATCGGCAAGCACGTCCATATTCGCGATGACGTTCCCCTAATCTTGCGCATCCTCAACATTGGCGCCAGCATTGCCCTCATTTTCTCCTGCGTCTCCATACCCCGACGACCTGACGTCTACTACAAGGACAAGCTTGTCAGCCCCGAATGGACAGTTTCGACTATAAACAGGTATACTTGGACTTTTGGTGGAAGGATTCTGTCCATGGCCCGCAAGAAGGGTGATCTTGACGGGAAGGACATCCCGCGGCCCGACAGCCAGATTCGAGCCGAGAACCTCGTTTCCCGATGGATCAGGGGGAATCACACGGGCAGCCTTCTCTTCTCGCTATTCCGCGCCTACGGTAGCCGCCTGGCGATTCAATGGACAGTCCTTCTCTTTCGATGCGCCCTGGGCATCGGTCCATTCTGGGCAATGCTGCGACTTGTGCAGGCACTGGAGCgcaaggaggagacggacaagACGCAGCTCTGGCTCCTCATTCTCTGGATGGGCGTCTTCACTCTCGCAGAACAG TGGATTGATGGCTGGATTGTGTGGTTCTCCATCACCAGACTGTGCATGCCCATTCGAGGCCAGCTTTCTGCGCTCGTCTTCAACAAGTCGCTGAGGCGCAAGAACGTCAAGTCTGCAGACAAcaccaaggacgacgacaaggccgccgagaacGGAAAgaagagcgacgacgacgacgacaaggacaaagacaaggacaaggacgaaAAGGAGGAGTCCAGCGTCCTGAAATCGCGCCAAGCCATTGTGAATCTGGTTGGCGTAGACTCGAGGCACATCGCAGAGTTTGCCATGATGCAGTTCTATCTCATTAACAGCGTGGGAAAGCTCGTCATCTTCTCTGCCTTTCTCATTCAGCTCATAGGCTGGCTACCATTCGGTGCTGGTATCTTGGCCTGGGCACTTGTGCTTCCCGTCAACACATACGTTTCCAAGATATACATGAAGGCGGAGGATACTCTGATGAAGAACCGCGACAACAAGTTGGCCATCGTCAATGAGGCCTTGTTGGGTATGCGCCAGATCAAATTCTCTGCCATCGAGGGCCAATGGGAGAAGAAAATTCTCGAGATGCGAGAGACCGAACTTCGAACCATCAAGAAAGTCTTCACCGCCGACTCCGTCTTGTTCTTCTGCTGGGTCACCAGCCCTATCCTTCTCGCAGCTGCTTCTCTCGCGACCTATTCCGCGATTCATGGCATCTTGGCCCCTTCGGTAGCCTTTGTCAGCGTGGGCATTTTCAAGAGTCTGGAGGTGTCGCTTTCGGTCCTCCCCGAGCTCCTAGCTGGTGGCATGGACACCTTGGTGTCTGTCCGACGAGTCCAAAAATATCTTGATGGTCCTGAGATTGAAAAGGTTGTATCGGAAGGACCCGATGTTGCCTTTGAAAATGCATCGATTGCCTGgcccgtcgatggcgacgttCCCGACGAGGACAGGTTCATCTTGAGCAATGTCAACTTGTCCTTTCCAGAGGGTGAGCTGTCTGTCATTTCAGGAAAAACGGGGACCGGCAAGAGTCTCCTCCTGAGCGCGCTGCTCGGAGAGGCCGACTTGCTCGAAGGCTCGATCTACATGCCCACAACTCTGCCTCCTCTGGAGCGTAACGATGGCAAAGCCCACCCCGGGAACTGGATCCTGCCCGGCTCAGTCGCCTACGTCAGCCAAACACCTTGGCTAGAGAGCGCCTCGTTCCGGGACAACATTCTGTTCGGCCTGCCCTTCCTGGAAGACCGCTATAATACCGCGCTGGAGGTCTGCGCGCTGAAGAAGGATCTCGAAATTCTACCTGACGGCGATCAAACCGAGCTTGGCGCCAACGGCATCAATCTCAGCGGCGGGCAGAAATGGCGTGTCACTCTCGCCCGTGCCATTTACTCTCGAGCAGCCATTCTCATCATGGATGACATTTTTAGCGCTGTGGATGCACACGTCGGCCGCCAGATTTTCGAGAATTGCATCTCGGGCGACATCTGCAAGGGCCGGACTCGCATTCTCGTCACGCACCATGTCGGTCTGGTCGACTCTCAGACCAAGTACATCGCGGAGCTGGGCGAAGGAACCGTCTTGAACAGCGGCCTGACTTCCGATCTTGCCGAGGATGGCACTCTCCAAAAAATCAAAAGCCACGAACAGCCTCAAGTGGTGATTCAAGTTGATGAGACTGGCGACGGACCAACAGCTGTGAACTCAGAGGAAACGTCTGTCCTGGAGCCCCCGGAGAACGAGGAAACGACAATCAACACGCTGCACAAGGTGCCTTCAAAGGGCGGAAAGCAGTTTGTAGTTGACGAGACCCGTGCAAAGGGCATGGTCAAGAGACACGTCTACGCCACTTACATGAAGAGCAGTGGAGGCTGGTTCTTCTGGGTAGCCTGCGCCATCCTTTACGTTTCGTATGAAGGCATGAATCTCG GGCGCAACTGGTGGCTACGCATTTGGACTGACGACCAGGAGGAAAgcgtctccgtctccagcACTGGGCACCAACATGGCATGGCATATGGCGTGTCGCTCCAGCACAGTACAATGCATGCTGCCTCCCACATGCACGTTTCTGGTCATGAGCACAAGTCGCTGTCTTTCTATCTTGGCATATATATCGCGTTGTCTGCAGCTAGCGCCATCATCGGAACCGTCCGCTTCCTATGGACCTTTATCATCAGCATCAAGGCAAGCAGGACGCTCTTCAAGAGGATTCTGTTCACAGTCATGCACACCAAGCTCCGCTGGCTCGACACCGTTCCCGTCGGCCGTGTTCTCAACCGTCTTACCGCCGACTTTGACATTGTTGACAGTCGCATTACCATGAGCCTGGGCTTCATGTTCTGGCGTATACTGGGACTAGTGGGCGTCTGCGTGGCAGGTATCCTGGTGTCGGCGTACATCATcccccttgcccttgtcctcTTGCTTTTGGCGGCTGTCGTTGGCAAGACGTACTTGGACGGAGCGCGGCCCATCAAACGTATCGAAAGTACGGCCAAGTCGCCCGTCTTTGAGCTGTTCAACGCCTCGCTCGCAGGTGTTTCCACTCTCAGAGCGTTTCAAAAGACTCACGTCTACGTTGATCGCATGTACGCCTTGCTGGACAGCTGGGACAATCTCAGTGTGTACAACTGGGTGCTGAACCGATGGCTTGGCTTCCGCATGGCGCTCATCGGAACGGCCTTCACTACCACTGTCGGAGCGATCGTCGTAGGCTCGTCCTTTATCGACGCTGCCATGGCTGGATTCACCATGTCATTTGCCCTGGACTTTTCCGGGAACATGCTCATGGCTGTCCGCGGGTACGCAAACCTGGAGCTGGACATGAACGCAGCCGAGCGTATCGTGGAATACTGCGAGCTTGACACAGAGGATTTGGAGGGTGAGGAGCCTCCTGCCGCATGGCCAACGTCGGGCAGGATGGAGGTgaacggcctcgtcgccgcttACGCGCCGGATCTCCCGCCTGTTCTCAAGGGAATCTCGTTCAGCGTCAAGAACAACGAGAGGGTCGGCGTCATTGGTCGCACCGGCGCTGGAAAGTCGTCTCTCACGCTGGCGCTGTTCCGTTTCCTCGACTCGCGGGAAGGCTCCGTCCTGattgacggcctcgacatcTCCAAGATCAAACTGAGCAGCCTTAGGTCGCGCCTTGCCATCATTCCTCAGGATCCAGTGCTGTTCTCTGGCACGATCAGAAGCAATTTAGATCCATTCAACGAGCACACTGACGACGAATTGCGCGACTGTCTGTCTCGAGTTCACCTAGTCGACTCGCAGCCCGTGACACCCGCGAACGAGCCGTCATCGGCTGCCAACTCGACGCCTGGGTCGACGCTGGCCCCCAAGAACGTCAACATCTTCCGCGACCTCTCCAGCGGCATTTCCGAGTCGGGCGGCAACCTGTCGCAaggccagcgccagctgctcTGCATTGCGCGCGCCATCATCTCGCGCCCCAAGATCatggtcctcgacgaggccacgtCCGCTGTGGACATGGCGACGGACGCCCTCATCCAGCGCAGCATCCGCGAGGAGTTCACCGACAGCACGCTTCTCGTCATTGCGCACCGCCTCAGCACCATTGCCGACTTTGACCGCATCCTGGTCCTCagcgagggcgccgtcgccgagttCGGCACGCCCCGCGAGCTGTGGGACAAGGGCGGCATCTTTAGGGACATGTGCGCGCACAGCGGAGAGGcggacaagctcaaggctGTGGTCTTGGGCCAGTCGAATTAG
- a CDS encoding uncharacterized protein (COG:O~EggNog:ENOG503NVI6) translates to MRSYDKVDDDNGVVTVDESSDAYSDSSVRSRDRRRKANTDPARSPFACQDGNVPDVVYSLKRFGKFDRLIDRRVSDKPYDKDDMSEDVDVAYDGEKPVIEILTKTYSRRREGRPGVTTHPSRYVPRRRSRSRSGSVDSVESGYDSGQTAAVQVRSPTMIIHSEHLANALRAVVAYYPNVDLSGSPPAFKAPYRPLYHHRRELAEYRNNQPSCHDADYAETTTRHIDVLLRFLADNLGDAIRLEEERHALETPLATHQYFWLLLKPGIVFYTKKHHIWTAYVLSSFSSPRGSDGAYRVTGWLLESDGHRLERNLEEFTVSRWQGEQPIASLSLVPESFWGDDLAAQGGLTMREKQIKEGKLCWELLKRPTYMQYDGELIGSWPGEDEQRADQTGFMRGRVICDDAGFSRFWGFATEHSGRSRSPSYGRSKYLPRPVDAPARDHLPTALPRCGCRVCSGDRPNNRTDSSPYRGLEGLCPSKDTPPDNSDLFYLVLSKAIPGFVLGTRRWGNLYVGNLKPVETDKDAFKYLVVDDDIKRTVQALVGQFASNSTGDNLSPWGNDFVRNKGEGRIFLLHGQPGVGKTCTAECIAEQSGRPLIALTGGDLGSALSHSQIERRLNYFLELGQRYGALVLVDEADVYLERRRASDLSRNGLVSVFLRALEYYRGVLVLTTNRVRAFDTAFLSRIHVALHYKNLTDEHRERIWTHNFDRLARDSAGRVRVSEAARAYVCSDRDVRRIACNGREIRNAMQTALALAESDAKDDGVPDGVVTLCEKHLRAVLDMTRSFKDYAAQCVSNVLPHGEQAEYEGSEHGLPVDQIPEVYYNSSDDDL, encoded by the exons ATGCGCTCGTATGAcaaagtcgacgacgacaatggtgTCGTAACGGTCGATGAGAGTTCCGACGCGTATTCCGATAGCAGCGTTCGCTCTCGAGACCGTCGCCGCAAAGCCAACACCGATCCCGCGCGGTCCCCCTTTGCCTGTCAAGATGGCAACGTCCCCGACGTCGTCTACTCCTTGAAGAGGTTCGGCAAGTTCGACCGCCTCATTGACC GTCGCGTGAGTGACAAGCCGtacgacaaggacgacatGTCGGAAGACGTCGATGTCGCGTACGATGGCGAAAAGCCCGTCATAGAGATCCTCACAAAGACGTACTCGCGTCGACGAGAAGGACGCCCGGGCGTGACGACTCATCCTTCTCGTTATGttccccgacgacgctctCGCTCCAGGTCCGGTTCCGTTGACTCTGTGGAGAGTGGGTACGACTCTGGCCAGACTGCTGCCGTCCAAGTCCGCAGCCCTACCATGATCATACACTCGGAGCACCTCGCAAACGCCCTCCGAGCCGTTGTGGCCTACTACCCCAACGTTGACTTATccggcagcccgcccgcttTCAAGGCTCCTTATCGGCCCCtctaccaccaccgccgcgagcTGGCAGAGTATCGCAACAACCAGCCGTCCTGTCATGATGCCGACTAcgccgagacgacgactcggCACATCGATGTGCTCCTacgcttcctcgccgacaatCTCGGGGACGCCATCCGCCTTGAGGAGGAACGCCACGCTCTTGAgacgccgctggcgacgcaCCAGTACTTCTGGCTGCTCCTGAAGCCGGGAATCGTCTTCTATACCAAGAAGCACCACATATGGACCGCGTACGTTCtcagcagcttctcgtcccCGCGGGGTAGCGATGGCGCCTACCGCGTCACCGGCTGGCTCCTCGAGTCCGATGGCCACCGCCTGGAGCGCAATCTCGAGGAATTCACCGTGTCACGCTGGCAGGGAGAGcagcccatcgccagccTATCCCTTGTGCCCGAGTCGTTCTGGGGCGATGATCTCGCGGCCCAGGGCGGTCTCACCATGCGCGAAAAGCAAATCAAAGAGGGCAAGCTGTGCTGGGAGCTGCTCAAGCGTCCCACGTACATGCAGTACGACGGTGAGCTGATCGGCTCCTGGCCcggcgaggatgagcagCGGGCCGACCAGACGGGCTTCATGAGGGGCCGCGTCAtctgcgacgacgccggcttCAGTAGGTTCTGGGGCTTTGCCACAGAACACTCCGGCCGCTCCCGGAGTCCTTCGTATGGTCGGAGCAAATACCTGCCACGGCCCGTCGATGCTCCCGCGCGCGACCATTTGCCCACCGCCCTGCcgcgctgcggctgccgagTCTGCTCAGGAGACAGGCCGAACAATCGCACCGACAGCAGCCCCTATCGTGGTCTCGAGGGTCTTTGCCCCAGCAAGGATACTCCCCCAGACAACAGCGACCTGTTTTACCTTGTGCTTAGCAAAGCTATCCCAGGCTTCGTGCTCGGCACCCGTCGCTGGGGCAATCTCTATGTCGGTAACCTCAAGCCCGTGGAGACGGACAAGGATGCCTTCAAgtacctcgtcgtcgacgacgacatcaagcGCACCGTCCAGGCGCTCGTCGGACAGTTCGCGTCGAATTCGACGGGCGACAATCTCTCGCCGTGGGGCAACGATTTCGTGCGCAACAAGGGCGAGGGTCGCATCTTCCTGCTCCACGGGCAGCCAGGTGTCGGCAAGACTTGCACGGCCGAGTGCATCGCCGAGCAGTCCGGCCGGCCACTCATCGCGctcacgggcggcgacctgggCAGCGCGCTGTCGCACTCGCAGATTGAGCGGCGCCTCAACTACTTCCTCGAGCTGGGCCAGCGCtacggcgccctcgtcctcgtcgacgaggccgacgtctacctggagcgccgccgcgccagcgaCCTGTCGCGCAACGGGCTCGTCTCCGTCttcctgcgcgccctcgagtACTaccgcggcgtcctcgtcctcaccaCCAACCGCGTGCGCGCCTTCGACACCGCCTTCCTCAGCCGCATCCACGTCGCCCTGCACTACAAGAACCTGACCGACGAGCACCGCGAGCGCATCTGGACGCACAACTTtgaccgcctcgcccgcgactcggccggccgcgtcCGCGTCAGCGAGGCCGCCAGGGCCTACGTCTGCAGCGACCGCGACGTCCGCCGCATCGCCTGCAACGGGCGCGAGATCCGCAACGCCATGCAGacggccctcgccctggccgagagcgacgccaaggacgacggcgtccccgacggcgtcgtgaCCCTCTGCGAGAAGCACCTCCGCGCCGTGCTGGACATGACGAGGAGCTTCAAGGACTACGCCGCCCAGTGCGTGAGCAACGTCTTGCCgcacggcgagcaggccgagtATGAGGGGTCCGAGCACGGGCTCCCGGTCGACCAGATACCCGAGGTGTACTACAACTCGTCTGATGACGACCTCTGA